From Argopecten irradians isolate NY chromosome 2, Ai_NY, whole genome shotgun sequence, the proteins below share one genomic window:
- the LOC138315785 gene encoding pseudouridylate synthase RPUSD2-like translates to MCFQMHIRPLFYMSAVFWKHVTLLTTRFPIGSLCCRSFSKHHELLSRNIMANHENNVVEFPDQKFENEKTVIPSSSTQFDTGEKEDLQNTGNADKIDKTENTETVQSKTKDALNNPMGLSKRALKRMLKNEINKAKKKAARSQSLTKNSNPGFSTDYFGLTEYYYENGLRKVYPYYFKFESHVKKRWVGQSLFKVLKEFQNDQEGKFKTMEEVLKDGDITLNGKVVTIDKILKDNDFISHRIHRHENPVIGTPLEIVVDNDDVIVINKPSSIPVHPCGRYRYNSIPFILGKDLGYTNLRTIYRLDRLTSGLLIMAKSAEKTREMEDDILQRRVRKEYLARVEGRFPDGIIECDQPLGVLSSKDSLYGVVPGGKESKTVFEFISYNGSSSLIRCLPQTGRTHQIRLHLQYLGFPIKNDPMYNKGCFGPNNAKDGILEKPLEEIVKSFRENHNTGLWVEGDNPLFHKRLQEMKTQTDQNDVKSSGEEDSPNFHIATSESYTSPGESCKLDQSENSSRGQFESKAADTNKCEEGAANLSLLSQTCFTGEEPSAKRCKLAENASCNDTGTSSSGHCGQISSVIKHEKSKFDPQKWKPEEKCFYCRKRFRDPEAADMIMYLHALKYKVFTLIVFSHFKIMPAGSGINLA, encoded by the exons atgtgttttcAGATGCATATTCGACCCTTATTTTACATGAGTGCCGTGTTTTGGAAACATGTGACATTGCTCACAACCAGATTTCCCATTGGAAGTTTATGTTGTCGAAGTTTCTCAAAACATCACGAACTCCTATCAAGGAATATCATGGCGAATCATGAGAATAACGTCGTCGAATTTCCTGACCAAAAATTCGAAAATGAAAAGACCGTAATCCCTAGTTCATCGACACAATTTGATACTGGTGAAAAAGAAGACCTACAGAATACAGGAAATGCTGACAAAATTGATAAGACAGAAAATACGGAAACGGTCCAGAGCAAAACCAAAGATGCATTAAACAATCCGATGGGACTCTCAAAACGAGCTCTCAAAAGg ATGCTGAAGAATGAAATCAATAAGGCCAAAAAGAAAGCAGCCAGGTCACAATCTTTGACAAAGAACAGTAATCCTGGGTTTTCAACAGACTATTTCGGATTGACAGAATACTATTATGaaaatg GATTAAGAAAAGTGTATCCCTACTACTttaagtttgaatcccatgtcaAGAAACGTTGGGTAGGCCAATCtttgtttaaagttttaaaagaaTTCCAAAATGACCAGGAGGGCAAATTCAAAACCATG GAAGAGGTCTTGAAAGATGGTGACATTACCTTAAATGGCAAAGTGGTCACTATCGATAAAATTTTGAAGgataatgattttatatcaCACAGAATACACAG GCATGAGAACCCTGTGATTGGGACACCCCTTGAGATTGTGGTagataatgatgatgtcattgTGATAAACAAACCATCCTCCATCCCTGTACACCCCTGTGGGAGATACAGATACAACTCCATCCCCTTCATCCTTGGCAAAGATCTGGGCTACACTAATCTCCGCA CAATATATCGTTTGGACCGACTAACTTCAGGACTCCTTATTATGGCAAAATCTGCAGAAAAAACGCGGGAGATGGAGGACGATATCCTTCAACGAAGGGTACGGAAGGAATACCTGGCAAGAGTTGAGGGCAGATTTCCTGA TGGAATTATCGAGTGTGATCAGCCATTAGGCGTACTATCTAGTAAGGACAGTTTATACGGAGTTGTTCCTGGTGGCAAGGAGAGTAAGACTGTATTTGAATTCATCAGTTATAATGGATCGTCCAGTCTGATTAGGT GTTTACCACAGACAGGCAGGACTCACCAGATACGACTTCACCTGCAGTACTTAG gGTTCCCCATCAAGAATGATCCTATGTACAACAAAGGTTGTTTCGGTCCTAACAATGCTAAGGATGGCATTCTAGAAAAGCCCTTGGAAGAG ATAGTAAAGTCCTTCCGAGAGAATCACAACACTGGTCTATGGGTTGAGGGTGATAATCCACTGTTTCATAAAAGACTGCAAGAAATGAAAACACAGACAGACCAAAATGATGTCAAGTCTTCAGGAGAAGAAGATTCTCCTAATTTTCACATTGCCACAAGTGAATCTTATACCTCTCCAGGAGAATCTTGTAAGTTAGATCAAAGTGAGAATTCTAGTCGGGGTCAGTTTGAGAGTAAAGCTGCTGATACAAATAAGTGTGAAGAAGGAGCGGCCAATTTATCTTTACTGTCTCAGACATGTTTCACTGGGGAAGAACCGAGTGCCAAACGATGTAAACTTGCTGAAAATGCCTCCTGTAATGATACAGGAACATCGTCCAGTGGCCATTGTGGACAAATATCTTCTGTGATTAAACATGAAAAATCTAAATTTGATCCACAAAAATGGAAGCCTGAGGAGAAATGCTTCTACTGCAGGAAGAGATTTAGGGACCCTGAAGCTGCTGACATGATCATGTACCTGCACGCACTAAAATACAAGGTATTTACCTTAATCGTATTCAGTCACTTTAAAATAATGCCAGCAGGTTCTGGCATTAATTTGGCataa